The Anaerohalosphaeraceae bacterium genome contains the following window.
AATAGCGCAGACAGGCAAAGGCCGTCGGCGCCGTCGAACAGGTATTTCGTCCGCGTCCGGGGGAAACCGGCTCCTGGCGCCACCAGATGCCGCCCTGCGGCGCTTCGCCGCTCAGGCAAAACTCAATGGTTTTCCTCGCCTGCAACAGAAAGTCTTTCTTTCCGCAGGCCTCATAGGCATCCAGCAGCCCCATCGCAATCCAGGCATTGTCATCATAATACCGCTCGATCTTCTTTCGCCCTTCCGGCAGACAGTCGTATCCGCCGATGCCGTTTTCCTGCACCCAATACGACTGCAGAAAGCCGATCAGCTCCTCCGTCTTTTGGCAAAAAACGGCATCCACTTTTGCCGCCTGCGCATACGCCAGCAGCAGGATGGAATGTCCCCAGGCATAGGCTGGTGCCGTGCGGCTTTGGTCCTCCGAATACCCGCCGCCCGGCAGTCGATGGTCTCGCTCGATTGTCTCCAGTGTCTCCCGTCCCCATGTCTGGAATACCTTGCCGGGCGGCAGGTTTTCTCCGCGGGCATACGGCCTTACGCCCGGGCCTGCAAGCCCAACAAGAAAGCACAGCCCCCAACCCATCCAGAAGGTTTTGTATTCTACTGCACCTTCCACTCGAGAATGCCTCCGGAAAAGCCGTCCTGCAGCTGCACTTCCAGCCGAACCGCCTGCGTCTGAATGGGCTCAAACGCTGCACGGCTCCAGCCGTCCTTGACAACCGGATAGTTCCCTGAAATGTTCACCGGCTTCCACGCTGTCCCTTCCAGAACCAGCAGACGCCACGATGCCGGCACTCGGCACTGCCCGATGCCTGTATCATCAAACCAATAGACTTCAGATTTCGACAACGTTTGCGGCCTTTCAAACCAGACCTGCACCCATTCCGTCGTCCCCTTTCGATCCCACCAGGTAAATCGCGGAATAGAATGGTCTGCGGAACGGCTCGGCTCAAGGCCGTCGCATAAAGCCGATATTTCATCGTGCAGATAGGAAGCCGTTACAGAAGCCAGCGGCGGCCGAGGAAATGTCTGGAGGTTCCATTCTTTCGCGTCCGCGCCTTCTCCAATCACCGGAAAAGCGGATATCCGCAGCCGCGCCGCCCCCATCGGAATCAGGGTCACCGTCTCGACCGGCTCATCGGACCGAACCGGGCTGTCCTGCAGCGGACTGCACAGACCGTATTGATCCAGCGTCCAGCTGACAATTTTCTTTGCCGTTGTTTTCAACTCCAGCGGCACCGCCTCATGCGTAAATGGAAAATTATCAGCCGGCCAGGACTTTCGAATGAGTTCAAATCCGTCCTCCGGCCGAGTCCCCTTCAGCACCAGGCCATAATTCCACGACGACGCCGGGTAAATTTCATAAGAAGGCCATTGCTCCTTCCGGACATCCGCCCGCCACTTGGAATCCCATACGGCAGTCTTTGTGCTGTCCGCCCGCACATACAGTTCCTGAATCTTCAGTGAGAACGTCAGCGGCCCATAGGAAACGCTTGCACTGCTGTGGTTGGCCGTCCACCGCTGCACCCGCAGCTCCATCGGCAGATTCAGCACCACCCGGTCTCCGTCCCGCCAGGTGCGCTCCAACCGAATGTATCGGCCCGACTTCGGTTCTATCGACACATGCTGTCCGTTGAGCTGCACAGAGGCCTTTGAACACCATGAAGGCACCCGCAGATACAGCGGGAAAACCGTCGGCTCAGACAGCCGCACCGTCAGCCGCACCTGTTCCTCAAACGGATAGTTCGTTTCCTCGTCGAGGATGACCTGAACTCCTTTGCCGACTTTGGCCTTGACGCGGCAGGCCGCGTACAGCGCTGCACAAAGCCCGCTGTCCGGGGTCGCCCACCAGAGCGACTTGGCATAATTCGGCCAGCCGTGGGAATGGTTATGCTGACAGCACCGGTGGCTGAACGGATTCATCAGCAGAAACGGTCCCTTGTTGTCCAGACCCGGATGGTGGTCCGCCCCGCTGCTGACCGGCTGATTCGGCGCCGTCAGGTACCGCAAGGCCCGAAAATCCGGCATCACCGCCGCCGGATACGTATTCAGCGCAACCTCCTCGCAGTGGTCCGCCCAGAATGGGTCTCCGGAGATGCGCATCATCATTTGGTCGGAAAACATCTGTTCGACAATGCCGCAGGTCTCAATGCACTGCCGCGGGTCGTCAAATCCAACCCGGCAGTTTTCATCCCCGCCGAACATCCCTCCGGGCACCTGTCCGAAACGCTTCCGCACCTGCCAAAAGTTTTTGTAGGCAAACTCCAAATCGCGGGAATTGCCGCTCAGAAGAAAATAAACCGCCGGCTCCCGAAAACCCTGGGCGATATTTACATTGTGCCAGTTGGGCAGGTCGCCTTCCATTCGCCAGTCGGCCGTCCGCCGGTGAATCTTTTCCGCCAAATCGAGCAGCGGCTTGTCGCCCGTATGATTGTACAGCCACAGCACGCTGTACAAATTGTCTCCGCCGCGCATCCGCTGCCAGTAGCCCGTCAGAAACTTTTCCTCCGGCACAGTCAACTGATAGGCGAAATACCGCCGCATCAAGTCCAAAACACGCTTATCGCCGCTCCAGTCATAATACGACTGAAGACAATACAGCATCACCATATTGCCCCAGTAGTCCCGCGAGCCGTCCTCCAGACGCATATCCGGCCCGAAATCCCCATCCGGACGCTGACTGCGGAGCACCCCTTCCATCCAAAACTTCGTCTCTGCTATCATCGCCGGCTCATTCAGCAGATATGCCAAATCCTGATAGCCCCGCAGCCAATACGGCACTTCCTCCCAGCCCCATTTGCCCCTGCCGTCCGCACTCAGCCAGGCATTGTCTTCTTTCTGCAGCCAGGCGCTGATTTCCTCCAGATTCCCTGTCATTCCGTCCCGCTGCCTCTTGAGATATTCTCTCAGCCAGCCCTTCGGCTCAATCGACCCGACCGGCAGCTCCAGAAAATAAACCGGCTTCAGAGGCGCTCGGCTGCTGACATAATGCGGATTCACCGAGGCAGCATCCGGACGCTCGACAACCGTAATGGAATCTGCGGCCGCTAGTCCCGCCCATAGGGAAATTACTAAAAAACACCTCTGGATTGTCATAAATTCATCCTTTGTCTTGCTGTCCGCATCCTTTTATCAACCGTCCTGAGAAAGCGGAATTTGTACCGTCATTTTCCCTCGTGACGGCAGAGAGGCCTTTGAACGGGTCCTGAAACAGATGTCCGTCTATGGAAGAGTGCCGCTTCGGAGAATAGGAAAATGCCGGCCGTCCTTTGTGCCGTTTTTAAAATCTCCTATCGTCTTTTGCGCCGGCCGTCCGCTGTTTTTATTCCTGTTCCGTCACATAGGCAAACCCGGCATCGATATATTGGCCTCCGCCGGTCTGTCGGCAGGCAATCGCCAACACATTGCTGCCCGGCCTTAGCGCCGCCCGTGCCTCCGGAGAAAGGGGAATGATTTGATAATCAGTAGAGTACCCTTCCAGTTTAGCCGCCAGGACACCGTTGATATACACGTCAGCATCCTCATCGTGATGAATCAGCAGGCCCAAGTCCGGACGAATCTCTTTGTCCAGCGAAAAGGTCCGCCGCAGCCAGATGGCCGGCGTGTTCCACACGGTCCGCACCCGGCTGCCGGGCGTGCCGCGTGTTCCAAACCCGCCGGGCCCGCGCTTCCAGCCCGCCGAGGCCGCATCAAACCGCACCTGCATCCAGTTTTCCGACGGCTTCTCAAAGGTATAGAACCAGATTTGGGCACTGTCCCGCGAGGTCGGAACCACTTCTGTAATCACCGGCGGCTTCGGCAGCGGGGCCCAGGTTCCCTGCACACGTTCAGCACGAGAGACCCATTTTTTCCAAACCTCCGGATTGTCCATCAGGCGAATAAAGACCCCGCCGACAACGGGCCGGGCCTGAAATCCCTGATGTCTGGCGTTGTGCGTCCAGTACCAGTCCGTCATCGGCACCCGGTCCGGCGTCTCGTTCAGAAACCGCACAATCGGTGCAATCAGGGCTTTAAAATCCTCCTCTTTGCCTGTCAGACATGCCGTCCAGACAATCCAGTCCAGCTTCGTATAGTCGCTGCGGTTATCCAGCGGCAGCCCGTAGGGCTTCTGAACCTTCCGATAGAACGCCATCTCCTTTTCCGCCACCGACGAAGGAAACAGATTCAGTTTCAGCAGCCGGTCCCAGACCAGATTGTACTTCTGGCTCCAGGTGCCCGGCTTGTCAAACGCCAGCCGGTAGTGGTCCCCGTCGTCAGCCATCTGCATCCACTGTTTGGCATACTCTTCCGCCGTTTTGCGATAGACGGCCGCTGTCTCTTTCTGTCCCATCATCTCCGCCATCTTCGCATAGGCCCCCAGCGCTGTAATCGCCTTCATTGACAGATTAACATTGTGTGCCAAATGCCCTGCGAAATCATCAGTGCACAGCTGATTTTCGGGGTCCAGTCCTTTTGCCTTCAGATATTCCGCCCAGCGGGTCAAGATGTCCCAGTAGCGGCGGGCAAACTCGATATCCCCTTCGGCCTCGACCACCGCCGCCACCAAAAGCAGCATATTGCCGCATTCCTCTACGGGCATCTGGTTCTCTTCCGAATGCTCGCCCCCTCCGTACACCTGCCCCATCGCGTGCGGATAGGTTCCGATGTCATGCGGTGCAAACGGGAATTTCCATCGCTCGCTGCGTCCGTATTCGAGAATCGGCACAAACGACGCCTTTGCGAGCGTCGGATTCAGCAAAAGCACCTGCGGGGCAAACGGATAAAAGACATCCACCGTTCCCATACAGCCGTTGCTGAAGTTCTCCTTGCTGAACATCAGGGGCATGCCGTTTGTGTCGGCCGCAATTTTATTAGCCCCGAGCGCCTGCCGATACGCCAGACAGCCGATGGCGACATAGTCGGCGCCGCCCGCCTTGTACAAATCCTCCATCAGTTCTGCATCAAACCGCTCACACGCCTGTTCAAGAGACTCATACTGCTTGTCCGACTCGACGAGGAGAGTCTGAATGGTCTTGCCGTTCCGTTTCCAGTAGGCCTGCAGCCGCTTGCCGAAATACAGAATCGATTCAATATCATCATAGGCCAGAATAGCCCGACAGGTTTTGCCGTCTCCGCCGACCTTGCCCAAATCAAACTGCATCGCCATCACCGGTGCATTGTCGCGAACGGCCCGCGGCATCTGCCGGTCCATCTGGGTCGGCAGCACTCCCTTGTCCGTAAACTCCCTGCGGCAGTCCTCCGCCTTGGCAATGACGGTCTGCACCGGCTGCTTATCCGATGCCGCCAGATAGAAATACCCCCAGTCAATCCGCACATCATCGCCTTTGCGTCCAAGGACGTTCTGCTGTCTCGTACCGGCTTTTAAGACCTTCAGGCCCTCGATCGAAGGCGTCTCCCAAACAACCTCCTGCGACGGCTCGTTAACCGCCAGTTCCATCCCGGCATCCAGATACACGCTGACCGCGTGATTCATCCCGTCTAATGCAGAGCAGCGCCATGTCAGATACACCACCGGCCGACTCATCAGGTCAATATTATCCGGCAGGGCCGCCTGCAGAAACTCCATCTGGAGCCGAACACCGGCCCCTTCAAAGGTATAAATCGTTCGAGTCGGCAGCACCGAAAGGCCTGTCTGCCTGAGCACCGGAAGCTCCGCTGGCTCTTTGCCCATCAAGCGATACGTCGTCCCGTCAATCCGCACCAGCGATGTAAGCGGATGAGGCCGTCCGGTCCAGTGCCGTGTGACATCCCCATAGAGCGTATCCGAAGCCGACCAGATGCTGAAATACGGGTCGCAAACCACCAGCGGCACCGAAGGCGGACGCACCAGAGAGGAGGCCGGCAGCCCCCACGCAGAGGCAAACAGCCCATGCAGACAAACCGCCGAAATAACCCAGAAACCGATTCCTTTCCGTCCTGCTGTACTCGTTCGAATCATTCTCATCTCCATCGTTACCTTGTCGTTTTTCAGCCAAATTCTCATACGTTTTGCAGCACAAAACACTTACAGCATCCCGGACCATTCCGAGGCCAGCATCGCCAAATCCCCGAAATCCACACGGCAGTCCTGATTCAGGTCCGCATAGGGATACCCCCACTGTCCGCAGGCATCGGACGTCTGCACGGTCTCGAGGGCCAGGCCGACATCGATAAATTGTCCGCCGGCAGTCTGACGGCAATGCACAGCAATCAAATTGGATTGGCCCGCCCGCAGGGCTGCACGAGCCGCCTCGGTTATCGGAAGATAGACATAACTGGTCGTATAATTGGGAACCGCGGCCGCCAAAACGCCGTTCAGATACACCTCGGCATCTTCATCGTGATGAATTCGAAGCACCAGACGATTCATCTGCTCCGACGTCAGCGACGGCAGAGTAAATGTACGCCGAATCCAGATGTCCGACGTATTCCATTCCGTTCCCACCACGGCACCCGGCGTACCCGTCGTCCCGAATCCTCCGGGGCCTTCCGACCAGCCGGCATCATTGAATCCTTCATTCATCCAGCCGGAACTCGGCTGACTGGTTGTATAGCGCCAGGTCTGAGCCGTTTTTTCCGACGTCGGAACCACGCTTTCAAACGAACGGTTCATGGCATTCGACTGACGAATCGCCCCCACATCGGCCTTGATGACTTTTCGGTCATAGGTAATCAGACCGTTGATTTCCACTTCCACATCCGTAATCTGGGTATAAACACCGGCACTGAGACCCAGTTCATCCCGCAGACCGGCCAGCTGCTGGATATACGCATCATACAGCTGTGCCAGCTCCTGGCCCGTGTTGACCATCGTGTAGCCCCATGAATTGGGATTCCACATATGTCCCTCCACCCGCATGCCGATGCCGCCGTATTCTCCGCAGACACTGGCTCGGGTTTCCGTCGGCGCCAGCCCGCCGGGGGCCGGGTAGCTGTGCGTATCAATGATATGTCCGACCGGATGGTCTACCCAGCCGCTGGCATTCGAAACCAGGCGAGACGGGTCCTGCGCCATGACCTTCTGCGTCAGACGCACCGTATCATACTGGCCCCATCCTTCATTAAAGATCACCCACATAATGATGGAAGGATGATTGCCCAGCTTCTCAACCATCTGCTCCAGCTCCCACTCAAATTGAGTGCGCAGGTCGCCGGACGGGACACTCCGCATGCTGGGCATATCCTGCCAGACCAGCAGCCCCAGTTTGTCCGCCCAGTAGTACCAGCGGGCCGGTTCAATCTTCACATGCTTGCGGACCATATTGAAGCCGAACGCCTTAATCATATCCAAATCCCACTTCAGCGCCTCGTCCGTCGGAGCCGTATAGAGCCCGTCCGGCCACCAGCCCTGGTCCAGGGGGCCGATCTGGAAGACAAATTTGCCGTTCAGCAGAAGCCGCTGGACGCCGTTGACCTTCCCGATGCCGACTTTGCGCATTCCAAAATAACTCTGCACCTCATCGAGCACCTGAGACCCCTGTTTAATCCGCACTTTCAAATCATACAGATACGGGTCTTCCGGCGACCAGAGCCGAACGTTCCGCAGCCGCAGTTTCAGGTCTTCCCCCGCCGCTCCGCTCACCTGACCGGCTTTCTCGGTTCCCTGATAGGCAACGGCTTCCACCGTCAACCCCTGCGCAGAACCGCGGACAAATGCCTTCACCCGCACCAGCTGATTGTCGACATCCGGCACAATCTTGATGCGCTCAATCGATACTTCGGGCACCGGTTCCAGCCAGACCGTCTGCCAGATGCCCGTTACGGCCGTGTACCAGATGCCGTTCGGGTTCAAATCCTGCTTGCCGCAGGCAATCGCCTGGCTGTTGGTCGGGTCATACACCCGCGCAATCAGTTCCTGCGGGCCGCCGGATGTCAGATGCGGAGTAATATCGAAAAAGAAGGGGTCATACCCGCCGCGATGAATCCCGACCGACGTACCATTCACGAACACCTCCGCCTCCCAGTCCACCGCTCCGAAATGCAGCAGAATCCGGCGTCCCTGCCAGGCCGACGGCACGGTGAAAGTCCGACGATACCACAGACGCTCATGATGCTCCATCACACCGGAAATCGCCGATTCCACCGGAAAGGGAACCAGAATCTCGCCGGAGAGATTTTGTCCTGTCGGCACGGGGTCCCCCGCATTGCCCGGCTGATACTGCCAGAGCCCGTTGAGGTTCAGCCAGTCCGAACGAACCAACTGCGGACGCGGATACTCCGGCAAAACGGCCGAGGGTTCAACCTGCTGCGCCCACGGAGTCATCAGCGGGGCCTGCTTGAGTGTCCAGGCATAGCCCGTCGTTCCCAAAAGAATCAGAAGAAAAACCGCTGCCGCCCATACTCCTGAACATTTCCTCATGGCTAAATCCTTTCCCATCTGTTTTTCATTCGGCGAATTTATCGTCCGCTCCGATTAACACAGGCATCCTGTCCGGGAAGCGTGCAGATAAGCCATTCCTCCGCCAGATACACCAAATCTTCCATATCAATCACACAATCCAGCGTGAAATCGGACAAGGCATATCCCCACGCACCGCACTCATCATCCAGAACCGTTACAATCACCGGCTCGACCTCCAGTCCGTTATAGTCCGGGTCTTCGGCACTTTCGACCGTCACCGAAAGAGCAATCTCCTGTCGGTCATTTTCCAGTTCATTGTCATCCACCGCCGTAATCAGCACCGCCTGCGGCACATTCCAGTCCAGCAGCGTAAAGGTCAGGGAAGTCTTGTCCAGAAGCACTTGCCCCCGCTGCTGCTGTTCAGCCAGATGCACCGTCACAGTTCCTGCAGGCGGATTTTTCAGAGAGAAGAACAATGGCCCCTGCCCGCCGTTTTCAGGAATTGTTAAGTCCGCCGGCTCTGCAATAATGCCGGCATATTTGACTTCATAGAAAAGAAGTTCTGAAACATCCAGTGCTCGGCTGCTGATGCGGACTTCATCAATCAGTCCGTAAAACCGGTCGGTATGTACTCCGTTGTACAACCCTCGCGCCACCGACCAGCCGCCGCCGTGCCAGTCCGCCCCGACTGAATCATCCGCTACCAGCCGCGTATCCGGGCTGCCGGAAGCAGCCAGATTCGTTTCGGCGAGGAGCTGATAGCCCATCTGCTCTGCGGCATCATTCAAATACAGCCGCAGCCGCTGCCCGTCGCAGACCGCCGCCATATGGTACCACCGGCCGTCATAACGAATCAGCCCCGGCGCCGAAACCGCCTCGTGCCAGTACCCCGAAACATCCGCAAATTTAATCGCGACGGCATCCGTCGGAAGAAGCTGAAAATACAGGGCCGCCAAAGAACCGTTTATCGTCGCCACATTCCTCCCGTCTCGGCCGACAATCGTCCGATAGCCGCTGCTGCCGGTCGGTTTGAAAGAGGCCTCGATCGTAAAGGCAAACGGCTCCCACGTTTCCAAATCCAGCAGAACATCCGACCGCCCCGTCGAGGAGGTAAACAACCCCGGAAACGCATCCTCATTCTGAAGACTGAACTGGTTGGCCTCCTGACTCTGCGGAACCGTCGAGGCAGGCACATCCGTTCGATACCAATGCCCGGCAAATGTATCCGACCAGCAGGATAAATGATTGCCGTTGCCGGATGCATCCAGCACCGCCGGATAAAATGCACCGTTGGCCAGTCCGCCGTGCGGGACCCGTGCATCCGCCGGGCCTTCTTCAAACCGCCAATAGGCCATCACGCCGGGCATGCCGCGGCGGCTGCACAGAAAATCCTCCGGCGACAAAGCCGCCTGACTGATTCGCACCTCATCGATATAGCCGTAGGCCCGGTCCGTATGTCCGCCGTTATACAGCCCTCGTCCTACGGACCAATCCCCCGCGTCCCAATCCGCGCCGTCACCGGCGCCAGCTGTCAGGGAGGTATTCGGGCTGCCGCTGGCGGCAATGTTGGTCTGCGCAATCAGTCTGTAGGCCGTATCAACCCCCAGCTCCATCAGATACAGCGAAAGCGTTTGTCCGTCGCTGACTGCGGCCATGGCATACCACGGAACCCCCACCCCGTCCGGATTTGTCGGATAATCAAAACTGGTAAAAACATTCGTCGCTGAAACCGCCTGATGCCAGTACCCCGATACATCGCAAAACTTAACGGCCAGACGATTGTTCGGCGCCGCCTGGAAATACAGCGCCGACAAGGCCGGCGTACCTGTGTTCGTTCCGTAGCTGTCCCGGCCCACAATCGTCCGATACCCGCCGTTCTCCAGCTTAAAAATCGCTTCGACCGTAAACGCCGCCGGTGTCATTGCCTGCAGCTCATCCGCCGAACACCACATCGCCGGTCCGCCGCCGGTATTCTTCACACTCAGCGTATTCACAGCCCCGGTCTGCGGAATCGGGGTTACGCCGACCTCCGAACGATAGGCATACCCGCCGCCCCCGCCTGTCTGCCACACACTCAAATGATTTCCTCGCCCTGTCACATCCAAAATATCCGGAGCATACACCCCGTCGGA
Protein-coding sequences here:
- a CDS encoding glycoside hydrolase family 76 protein yields the protein MEGAVEYKTFWMGWGLCFLVGLAGPGVRPYARGENLPPGKVFQTWGRETLETIERDHRLPGGGYSEDQSRTAPAYAWGHSILLLAYAQAAKVDAVFCQKTEELIGFLQSYWVQENGIGGYDCLPEGRKKIERYYDDNAWIAMGLLDAYEACGKKDFLLQARKTIEFCLSGEAPQGGIWWRQEPVSPGRGRNTCSTAPTAFACLRYCELTKDMGFLKTAQRLLDWLENTLQDEDGLFFDHIRQDGRLGRRKWTYNSAMPIRCWLLLYQLTGREEYLQKARRTALAARERWMDEKTGALHCEAMFAFTLIEAWLELWQVSGQEEWRQAARKGMEYVHQQVRDKEGRYSKRWDRPNPEPIQEWKLLYPSAAARAYWALAAAYGNKETNQSIRE
- a CDS encoding beta-L-arabinofuranosidase domain-containing protein, translating into MTIQRCFLVISLWAGLAAADSITVVERPDAASVNPHYVSSRAPLKPVYFLELPVGSIEPKGWLREYLKRQRDGMTGNLEEISAWLQKEDNAWLSADGRGKWGWEEVPYWLRGYQDLAYLLNEPAMIAETKFWMEGVLRSQRPDGDFGPDMRLEDGSRDYWGNMVMLYCLQSYYDWSGDKRVLDLMRRYFAYQLTVPEEKFLTGYWQRMRGGDNLYSVLWLYNHTGDKPLLDLAEKIHRRTADWRMEGDLPNWHNVNIAQGFREPAVYFLLSGNSRDLEFAYKNFWQVRKRFGQVPGGMFGGDENCRVGFDDPRQCIETCGIVEQMFSDQMMMRISGDPFWADHCEEVALNTYPAAVMPDFRALRYLTAPNQPVSSGADHHPGLDNKGPFLLMNPFSHRCCQHNHSHGWPNYAKSLWWATPDSGLCAALYAACRVKAKVGKGVQVILDEETNYPFEEQVRLTVRLSEPTVFPLYLRVPSWCSKASVQLNGQHVSIEPKSGRYIRLERTWRDGDRVVLNLPMELRVQRWTANHSSASVSYGPLTFSLKIQELYVRADSTKTAVWDSKWRADVRKEQWPSYEIYPASSWNYGLVLKGTRPEDGFELIRKSWPADNFPFTHEAVPLELKTTAKKIVSWTLDQYGLCSPLQDSPVRSDEPVETVTLIPMGAARLRISAFPVIGEGADAKEWNLQTFPRPPLASVTASYLHDEISALCDGLEPSRSADHSIPRFTWWDRKGTTEWVQVWFERPQTLSKSEVYWFDDTGIGQCRVPASWRLLVLEGTAWKPVNISGNYPVVKDGWSRAAFEPIQTQAVRLEVQLQDGFSGGILEWKVQ
- a CDS encoding DUF4965 domain-containing protein, whose product is MIRTSTAGRKGIGFWVISAVCLHGLFASAWGLPASSLVRPPSVPLVVCDPYFSIWSASDTLYGDVTRHWTGRPHPLTSLVRIDGTTYRLMGKEPAELPVLRQTGLSVLPTRTIYTFEGAGVRLQMEFLQAALPDNIDLMSRPVVYLTWRCSALDGMNHAVSVYLDAGMELAVNEPSQEVVWETPSIEGLKVLKAGTRQQNVLGRKGDDVRIDWGYFYLAASDKQPVQTVIAKAEDCRREFTDKGVLPTQMDRQMPRAVRDNAPVMAMQFDLGKVGGDGKTCRAILAYDDIESILYFGKRLQAYWKRNGKTIQTLLVESDKQYESLEQACERFDAELMEDLYKAGGADYVAIGCLAYRQALGANKIAADTNGMPLMFSKENFSNGCMGTVDVFYPFAPQVLLLNPTLAKASFVPILEYGRSERWKFPFAPHDIGTYPHAMGQVYGGGEHSEENQMPVEECGNMLLLVAAVVEAEGDIEFARRYWDILTRWAEYLKAKGLDPENQLCTDDFAGHLAHNVNLSMKAITALGAYAKMAEMMGQKETAAVYRKTAEEYAKQWMQMADDGDHYRLAFDKPGTWSQKYNLVWDRLLKLNLFPSSVAEKEMAFYRKVQKPYGLPLDNRSDYTKLDWIVWTACLTGKEEDFKALIAPIVRFLNETPDRVPMTDWYWTHNARHQGFQARPVVGGVFIRLMDNPEVWKKWVSRAERVQGTWAPLPKPPVITEVVPTSRDSAQIWFYTFEKPSENWMQVRFDAASAGWKRGPGGFGTRGTPGSRVRTVWNTPAIWLRRTFSLDKEIRPDLGLLIHHDEDADVYINGVLAAKLEGYSTDYQIIPLSPEARAALRPGSNVLAIACRQTGGGQYIDAGFAYVTEQE
- a CDS encoding sugar-binding domain-containing protein, which translates into the protein MRKCSGVWAAAVFLLILLGTTGYAWTLKQAPLMTPWAQQVEPSAVLPEYPRPQLVRSDWLNLNGLWQYQPGNAGDPVPTGQNLSGEILVPFPVESAISGVMEHHERLWYRRTFTVPSAWQGRRILLHFGAVDWEAEVFVNGTSVGIHRGGYDPFFFDITPHLTSGGPQELIARVYDPTNSQAIACGKQDLNPNGIWYTAVTGIWQTVWLEPVPEVSIERIKIVPDVDNQLVRVKAFVRGSAQGLTVEAVAYQGTEKAGQVSGAAGEDLKLRLRNVRLWSPEDPYLYDLKVRIKQGSQVLDEVQSYFGMRKVGIGKVNGVQRLLLNGKFVFQIGPLDQGWWPDGLYTAPTDEALKWDLDMIKAFGFNMVRKHVKIEPARWYYWADKLGLLVWQDMPSMRSVPSGDLRTQFEWELEQMVEKLGNHPSIIMWVIFNEGWGQYDTVRLTQKVMAQDPSRLVSNASGWVDHPVGHIIDTHSYPAPGGLAPTETRASVCGEYGGIGMRVEGHMWNPNSWGYTMVNTGQELAQLYDAYIQQLAGLRDELGLSAGVYTQITDVEVEINGLITYDRKVIKADVGAIRQSNAMNRSFESVVPTSEKTAQTWRYTTSQPSSGWMNEGFNDAGWSEGPGGFGTTGTPGAVVGTEWNTSDIWIRRTFTLPSLTSEQMNRLVLRIHHDEDAEVYLNGVLAAAVPNYTTSYVYLPITEAARAALRAGQSNLIAVHCRQTAGGQFIDVGLALETVQTSDACGQWGYPYADLNQDCRVDFGDLAMLASEWSGML
- a CDS encoding family 43 glycosylhydrolase, coding for MDQVSSRKILWTAMVLMGLVFSAGLQGAVSYTNPIISEIGPADPAVLYYNGIYYLYPTGDNVSYHVYTSYDLVHWSKGPKVFVPGGVNVWAPDVFYNQADGKFYLYYTQDFKIGVAMADKPTGPFVNQGILLNGFIDAHLFQDDDGSLYLYFSDVGHIYVQRMSSPTQLMGTRQMILEPSQSWEMRWGSVTEGPWMLKHNGMYYLVYSGSGADSPYYAVGYATAANPMGPFTKYAGNPIVAGGNGVYGPGHGAIVKDARGNLWHIYHQKTDTEISWNRFICLDPMWFDGQGVLHGIATRGVPQPAPAVEENAGAAAYWRFEDGQAGSAVVHTASDGVYAPDILDVTGRGNHLSVWQTGGGGGYAYRSEVGVTPIPQTGAVNTLSVKNTGGGPAMWCSADELQAMTPAAFTVEAIFKLENGGYRTIVGRDSYGTNTGTPALSALYFQAAPNNRLAVKFCDVSGYWHQAVSATNVFTSFDYPTNPDGVGVPWYAMAAVSDGQTLSLYLMELGVDTAYRLIAQTNIAASGSPNTSLTAGAGDGADWDAGDWSVGRGLYNGGHTDRAYGYIDEVRISQAALSPEDFLCSRRGMPGVMAYWRFEEGPADARVPHGGLANGAFYPAVLDASGNGNHLSCWSDTFAGHWYRTDVPASTVPQSQEANQFSLQNEDAFPGLFTSSTGRSDVLLDLETWEPFAFTIEASFKPTGSSGYRTIVGRDGRNVATINGSLAALYFQLLPTDAVAIKFADVSGYWHEAVSAPGLIRYDGRWYHMAAVCDGQRLRLYLNDAAEQMGYQLLAETNLAASGSPDTRLVADDSVGADWHGGGWSVARGLYNGVHTDRFYGLIDEVRISSRALDVSELLFYEVKYAGIIAEPADLTIPENGGQGPLFFSLKNPPAGTVTVHLAEQQQRGQVLLDKTSLTFTLLDWNVPQAVLITAVDDNELENDRQEIALSVTVESAEDPDYNGLEVEPVIVTVLDDECGAWGYALSDFTLDCVIDMEDLVYLAEEWLICTLPGQDACVNRSGR